One part of the Syntrophorhabdaceae bacterium genome encodes these proteins:
- a CDS encoding MFS transporter — MRNTTYWPWYIVTASFVMLFFNSGASYALGVLFKPIIREFGWSRSAVSFVFMMNMIVFAIALTVVGRLYDRFGPKWIIIISALLLAMGFVLTSLVHTFGQFFFSYGLMAAAGPAGLGVPLVSTVVSKWFEKRRGLALSISLAGSSMGAFILIPALSLGASSYGWRSAFLCLGLTILVIDCLIALFVMKGDPHHLKMAPFGAVPKKPEGAAGTAPVSGQPASMGLRAAARTRSFWLFLVVMFICGSGDFFATTHFINFATDIGIPSFTAGKMMGLFGLMSMVGVILTGPVADRIGSKVPIIVTFFLRFALYVFVLKYKTAQALYVYALLFGFTQLVTAPLAPMLMGRLYGFGFIGILAGVVNTVHFLGGGFWAYATGLIFDLTGSYQLAFVLSAAMAMIAVICGLFIAEKRHG; from the coding sequence TTGAGAAACACAACATACTGGCCGTGGTACATAGTCACCGCCTCCTTTGTTATGCTCTTTTTCAATTCGGGCGCGTCCTATGCCCTCGGGGTATTATTCAAACCCATCATCAGGGAATTCGGCTGGAGCAGAAGCGCTGTTTCTTTCGTATTTATGATGAACATGATCGTCTTCGCCATTGCGCTCACGGTCGTGGGCAGACTCTATGACCGCTTCGGGCCGAAATGGATCATCATAATCTCCGCGCTTCTTCTTGCCATGGGGTTCGTTCTCACATCTTTGGTGCATACATTCGGCCAGTTCTTCTTTTCCTATGGGCTTATGGCTGCGGCCGGTCCGGCGGGGCTCGGCGTTCCCCTGGTGTCTACAGTCGTAAGTAAATGGTTTGAGAAAAGGCGCGGACTGGCGCTCAGCATTTCCCTTGCAGGAAGCTCCATGGGGGCATTCATCCTCATCCCCGCATTGAGTCTCGGCGCGTCTTCATACGGGTGGAGGTCCGCTTTCCTTTGCCTTGGACTCACTATACTCGTGATAGACTGCCTCATCGCACTATTTGTGATGAAGGGCGATCCGCACCACCTCAAGATGGCGCCATTCGGCGCGGTGCCGAAGAAGCCCGAGGGGGCAGCCGGAACAGCTCCAGTTTCCGGGCAGCCAGCAAGTATGGGACTGAGAGCCGCAGCGCGCACCCGCTCCTTCTGGCTTTTTCTCGTGGTAATGTTCATCTGCGGCAGCGGCGACTTCTTCGCAACCACGCATTTTATCAATTTCGCTACGGATATCGGGATTCCCTCATTTACCGCCGGAAAGATGATGGGATTATTCGGCCTCATGAGCATGGTTGGCGTAATCCTTACCGGACCCGTTGCCGACAGGATCGGTTCAAAGGTCCCTATCATTGTGACATTCTTCTTGCGGTTTGCGCTCTACGTCTTTGTGCTCAAGTACAAGACGGCGCAGGCTCTGTATGTCTACGCCCTTCTCTTCGGATTCACACAGCTCGTTACCGCGCCGCTCGCACCCATGCTCATGGGGCGCCTCTACGGTTTCGGATTCATCGGTATCCTCGCCGGCGTGGTCAATACCGTTCATTTCCTGGGCGGTGGATTTTGGGCCTACGCAACCGGCCTCATCTTTGACCTCACCGGCAGTTACCAGTTAGCCTTTGTCCTGTCCGCGGCCATGGCCATGATCGCCGTTATCTGCGGACTATTTATCGCGGAGAAACGACATGGGTAA
- a CDS encoding aldo/keto reductase, with protein MLYRQLGKTGFEVSILGFGAMRLPVVGGNKTPMDGFDPRSVIDEEKTKSMIDYAVRHGINYFDTAYPYHTGKSEPVLGKYIKPYRDRVYLVTKLLPRFVETEADYDRLLDEQLKKLDTPYLDIYLVHGVNRPAWDKLKTLNITSFLDRIQKDGRARKVGFSFHDDVMLFKEVVDYYDWAVCQIQYNYYDENHQAGKTGLFYAASRGIGVVIMEPVRGGQLAEPIPAKVKTLWDTATVKRSAAAWALRWVWNHPEVSVVLSGMSNMDQLVENIRIADDGRANSLSDDELALINKVKNVYREAVRVNCTGCAYCMPCENGVAIPGIFSMYNDQYIFDDSNLASIRYSLMLSPNQQATSCTQCGKCEEKCPQHIEIRKELERAHASLYHPERVPTALR; from the coding sequence ATGCTCTACAGGCAACTCGGGAAGACAGGCTTTGAGGTTTCTATTCTTGGGTTCGGCGCCATGCGCCTGCCGGTCGTTGGCGGGAACAAGACTCCAATGGATGGCTTCGATCCCAGGAGCGTCATCGATGAAGAAAAGACGAAAAGTATGATCGACTACGCCGTGCGCCACGGCATCAACTATTTCGATACAGCTTATCCATACCACACGGGTAAGAGCGAACCCGTTCTGGGGAAGTATATTAAACCTTACCGTGACAGGGTCTATCTCGTGACGAAGCTGCTCCCTCGGTTTGTTGAGACCGAAGCTGATTACGACCGGCTTCTCGACGAACAACTTAAGAAACTGGATACGCCCTATCTCGATATCTACCTGGTACACGGAGTCAACCGGCCGGCGTGGGATAAGCTGAAAACACTGAATATAACCTCCTTTCTCGACCGCATACAGAAGGACGGGCGGGCCCGCAAGGTCGGCTTTTCCTTTCACGACGACGTAATGTTATTTAAGGAGGTCGTGGATTATTACGACTGGGCTGTATGTCAGATTCAGTATAACTATTATGACGAAAATCATCAGGCCGGCAAGACGGGCCTTTTCTACGCCGCATCCAGGGGCATCGGAGTGGTAATCATGGAACCGGTGAGAGGTGGGCAGCTCGCAGAACCGATTCCTGCGAAAGTGAAGACCCTCTGGGATACGGCAACCGTAAAGAGGAGTGCCGCAGCGTGGGCGCTACGCTGGGTCTGGAACCACCCCGAGGTATCCGTGGTATTGAGCGGCATGAGCAACATGGACCAGCTCGTGGAAAATATCAGAATTGCGGACGATGGCAGAGCGAACTCGCTCTCCGACGATGAACTTGCCTTGATTAACAAGGTCAAGAATGTTTATAGGGAAGCGGTCCGCGTGAATTGTACCGGCTGCGCCTATTGCATGCCCTGCGAGAATGGCGTTGCCATACCCGGAATTTTTTCTATGTATAATGACCAGTATATCTTCGACGACTCTAATCTGGCATCAATTCGCTACTCGCTCATGCTCTCTCCCAACCAACAGGCAACCTCCTGCACGCAGTGTGGCAAATGTGAAGAGAAATGCCCTCAGCATATCGAGATCAGGAAGGAACTTGAGCGTGCACATGCGTCCCTGTACCATCCCGAAAGGGTACCCACGGCTCTCCGTTGA
- a CDS encoding DHA2 family efflux MFS transporter permease subunit, which yields MDGAFRPHNKWLITVTVMTGTIMASVDTSIVNVALPSMRGTLGATIEEIAWVSTGYISSCVIIMPLIAFMSSRFGRKRFCIFSVLLFTCASMLCGLAWNLPSMITFRIIQGLGGGTLIPISQAILRETFPSEEQGVATGIYGIGTILGPALGPTLGGFITDNYSWPWIFYINVPIGIINILLVTQFIQDPPYLVREKGKFDVTGLFFLAAGLGTLQILLERGNEKDWLASNFIKYLAVAASVSLVVFIWRELTTDKPAVDLKILKDTNFASATAVNGVLGMGLLAGLFAMPLFLQQLLGFPATDSGLALLPRGLAMAIVMPVAGRMYNRLGPKVLVGAGLFVSGFSFYQFSRLSLATGYWDIFWPQFYLGAGFGLVFVSLATAGLSTIEKPHMTAAVGLFTVVRQLSGSVGIALAATFLTRGEALNRAILIQHVTPYRDTASQSLDALSSFLLSKGLDPYAASTGAVTIVERTVERQATMLAFNHVYLLITAAFVLSLPMIVLINDVQRNKRKELLQEGEL from the coding sequence ATGGACGGAGCTTTCAGACCCCACAATAAATGGCTCATTACCGTGACGGTGATGACAGGTACCATCATGGCGTCGGTGGACACGAGCATAGTCAACGTGGCCCTGCCCAGTATGCGCGGAACACTCGGTGCCACAATTGAAGAGATCGCCTGGGTTTCTACGGGATATATATCCTCGTGTGTGATCATCATGCCTCTCATCGCGTTCATGAGTTCCCGATTCGGGCGCAAGCGGTTCTGCATCTTTTCCGTACTCCTTTTTACCTGTGCTTCCATGTTATGCGGACTTGCCTGGAATCTGCCGTCTATGATCACGTTCCGGATTATTCAGGGCTTGGGAGGCGGCACGCTCATACCCATTTCGCAGGCAATACTGCGGGAAACATTTCCTTCCGAAGAACAAGGGGTCGCTACAGGTATCTACGGGATCGGCACCATTTTGGGCCCGGCTTTAGGGCCGACTCTTGGGGGCTTTATCACCGACAATTACTCCTGGCCGTGGATATTCTATATTAACGTGCCTATCGGCATCATAAATATCCTCCTCGTGACGCAGTTTATCCAGGATCCACCGTATCTCGTCCGGGAGAAAGGCAAGTTTGATGTTACAGGCCTCTTCTTTCTGGCGGCAGGTCTCGGAACACTCCAGATCCTTTTAGAGAGAGGCAATGAGAAAGATTGGCTCGCTTCGAATTTCATCAAGTATCTTGCCGTGGCAGCTTCAGTGAGCCTCGTTGTCTTCATATGGCGGGAGCTGACCACAGACAAGCCGGCAGTAGATTTAAAGATACTCAAGGATACCAACTTTGCCTCTGCAACGGCTGTGAACGGTGTTCTCGGCATGGGCCTTCTTGCAGGCCTCTTTGCCATGCCGCTCTTCCTCCAGCAGCTTCTCGGCTTTCCGGCCACTGACTCCGGGCTGGCACTACTGCCGAGAGGCCTTGCCATGGCTATTGTCATGCCCGTTGCAGGCAGGATGTACAACAGGCTGGGGCCGAAAGTGCTCGTAGGCGCAGGGCTATTCGTGAGTGGCTTTTCCTTCTACCAATTTTCACGCCTTTCACTCGCTACCGGCTACTGGGATATCTTTTGGCCGCAGTTCTACCTGGGGGCGGGCTTCGGTCTCGTTTTCGTTTCTCTCGCCACCGCGGGACTATCTACTATTGAAAAACCGCACATGACCGCTGCGGTAGGACTCTTCACCGTGGTCCGACAGTTATCGGGTAGCGTGGGTATTGCTCTTGCTGCAACGTTTCTGACCCGCGGAGAGGCATTGAATCGGGCCATACTCATACAGCACGTGACGCCATACAGAGATACAGCGTCTCAATCATTGGACGCGCTATCATCATTCCTGCTATCCAAGGGATTGGATCCCTACGCCGCGAGCACGGGGGCTGTCACGATCGTGGAAAGGACGGTCGAAAGGCAGGCGACCATGCTCGCGTTCAACCATGTCTATCTCCTGATCACGGCTGCGTTTGTCCTCTCTTTGCCGATGATTGTGTTGATTAATGACGTGCAGAGAAACAAGCGCAAAGAACTGCTCCAGGAGGGAGAGCTATAA
- a CDS encoding ABC transporter ATP-binding protein, with translation MLEVTGLTVSYGHIEAVRDISFRVAEGSIVSLVGPNGAGKTTTLNAISGVIPAAHGTIRFQGKDITRASAHRRVSEGIVQVPEGRLVLATMTVRENLELGAYRRSASETRASIAAMEARFPILAERRKSPAGTLSGGEQQMLAIARGLMAKPKLLLLDEPSLGLAPLLVQTIFDIVGELHSEGLTILLVEQNAHQALMVSSDGYVMESGKIVLRGSATELMANQAVIDSYLGQVQVSTCAE, from the coding sequence ATGCTTGAGGTAACCGGGCTCACCGTATCATACGGCCACATTGAGGCGGTCCGCGACATCTCCTTTCGGGTCGCTGAAGGCAGCATTGTATCGCTCGTCGGTCCCAACGGTGCGGGTAAAACCACGACGCTCAACGCCATCAGCGGCGTGATCCCTGCAGCCCATGGAACCATACGATTCCAGGGAAAAGATATTACGCGCGCAAGCGCCCATAGACGGGTATCGGAGGGGATCGTCCAGGTGCCCGAGGGCCGGCTCGTACTCGCCACCATGACCGTTCGCGAAAACCTGGAACTGGGTGCCTACCGCCGCTCCGCGAGCGAGACCAGGGCGAGCATTGCCGCCATGGAGGCGCGCTTCCCGATCCTGGCGGAGCGCCGCAAGTCGCCAGCCGGCACGCTCTCCGGCGGGGAGCAGCAGATGCTCGCCATTGCACGCGGTCTCATGGCAAAGCCAAAGTTACTGCTTCTCGACGAGCCATCGTTGGGGCTCGCTCCCCTTCTCGTTCAAACCATCTTCGATATCGTTGGTGAGCTCCACTCCGAGGGTCTCACCATCCTGCTCGTGGAACAAAATGCCCACCAGGCCCTTATGGTTTCTTCAGACGGCTACGTCATGGAGAGCGGAAAGATCGTTCTTCGAGGCTCAGCAACGGAGCTGATGGCCAATCAGGCTGTGATAGACTCCTATCTGGGCCAGGTGCAGGTATCGACCTGCGCCGAATAA
- a CDS encoding ABC transporter ATP-binding protein, producing MNRLRIENISRNFGGVRALDDVSFVVEPGTIHGLIGPNGAGKTTLINVLSGLLPPSAGQMSYKNYDLHRLAVHQMAAIGIARTFQNIRLFPHMTCLENVNAGQHLTSRRALLPRLLQMPSGRREDRNLHERAMQTLSRVGLADKAYYQSRNLSYGERRRLEIARALSLNPSLLLLDEPVAGMRQGEASVVADLLRTLCKEGMTILLIEHNMSFVMSVCSCITVLDFGRVLTTGSPQEVRECREVIEAYLGAGAPHA from the coding sequence ATGAACAGACTGCGCATAGAGAACATATCGCGAAACTTTGGCGGCGTGCGGGCACTGGACGATGTTTCCTTCGTGGTTGAGCCCGGGACCATCCACGGTTTGATCGGCCCGAACGGGGCGGGTAAAACCACACTCATCAATGTCTTAAGCGGCCTGCTTCCCCCGAGCGCAGGTCAGATGAGCTACAAGAATTACGACCTGCACCGCCTGGCCGTACATCAGATGGCGGCCATAGGCATTGCGAGAACCTTTCAGAACATCCGTCTGTTTCCGCATATGACCTGTTTGGAGAACGTAAACGCCGGCCAGCACCTCACATCCAGGCGAGCACTCTTACCCCGATTGCTCCAGATGCCCTCAGGACGCCGCGAGGATCGTAACCTTCACGAACGTGCCATGCAGACGCTTTCCCGCGTGGGACTCGCTGACAAGGCCTACTATCAATCACGTAACCTCTCCTATGGGGAGCGCCGCCGCCTGGAGATCGCAAGGGCACTCTCCCTCAATCCGAGTCTCCTGCTTCTCGATGAGCCGGTGGCCGGTATGCGCCAGGGTGAGGCGTCGGTGGTGGCAGACTTGCTACGGACCCTCTGTAAGGAAGGTATGACCATCCTTCTGATCGAGCACAATATGTCCTTTGTGATGAGCGTCTGTTCGTGCATCACGGTGCTTGATTTCGGCCGGGTGCTCACCACGGGCAGCCCTCAGGAAGTGCGAGAGTGCCGCGAGGTGATCGAAGCCTACCTGGGCGCGGGAGCACCACATGCTTGA
- a CDS encoding branched-chain amino acid ABC transporter permease — MEYLLQFYAIYGSVINFIGINALLALSMNVTLSAGMLSVGNAAFAAIGGYTAGILSLHFKLPFVVSLAGGAAAAGIVGLIIGLPVLRLRGVFLAMATLAFGEVVRLAAVNLDITGGAEGLTGIPNITTTWMIYLVLACAAYFVAVLRRSRLGWGLIAMREDETAASSLGIRITYYKVVAFVIGAMMAGVAGGMYAHLNYLLTPRDYGFFVAVDLLTYNIVGGIGVWYGPILGAAMLTALPEVLRGIGVTAGPIRLGINGLILLLVILFLPNGLASLFSRRRTSNAKVEAR; from the coding sequence ATGGAGTACTTGCTTCAGTTCTATGCGATATACGGTAGCGTAATAAACTTCATCGGTATTAACGCCCTGCTCGCCTTGAGTATGAACGTGACTCTGTCCGCAGGCATGCTCTCGGTGGGTAACGCGGCTTTCGCTGCCATAGGGGGCTATACCGCCGGCATCTTAAGCCTTCACTTCAAACTCCCGTTCGTGGTATCTCTTGCCGGTGGCGCGGCAGCGGCCGGTATCGTGGGGCTTATCATCGGCCTGCCGGTGCTGAGACTCCGGGGGGTCTTTCTGGCCATGGCAACGCTTGCCTTTGGCGAAGTGGTGCGCCTCGCGGCGGTCAACCTCGACATTACCGGCGGCGCAGAAGGTCTAACCGGCATCCCTAACATCACGACCACGTGGATGATCTATCTCGTTCTCGCTTGTGCGGCTTATTTCGTGGCGGTGCTTCGACGTTCCCGCCTGGGATGGGGACTCATCGCCATGCGGGAAGACGAGACCGCGGCGAGCTCTTTAGGGATCCGCATCACCTACTACAAGGTCGTTGCCTTTGTGATCGGCGCCATGATGGCAGGGGTCGCGGGCGGTATGTACGCACATCTCAATTACCTGCTTACACCCCGTGATTACGGCTTCTTTGTGGCCGTGGACCTATTAACCTATAACATTGTGGGCGGCATAGGCGTCTGGTACGGGCCAATCCTCGGAGCGGCCATGCTTACTGCGCTACCCGAGGTCCTGCGCGGCATCGGCGTGACAGCCGGACCTATCCGGCTCGGGATTAACGGACTCATTCTGCTCCTTGTGATTCTCTTCCTTCCGAACGGCCTGGCTTCACTCTTTTCACGGAGGCGAACGTCCAATGCAAAGGTTGAGGCACGATGA
- a CDS encoding branched-chain amino acid ABC transporter permease produces MGILLQQLINGLFIGSVYGLFAVGYTLVFGVLDMLNLAHAAIFTFAGLIALWLVENAGLSIWLAFPLATVFAGVMGLLLNQVAFAPLRKRSDSQFSGLISSIAMAIIFEAGALGLFGARSVRFPVGTVSAHIWHIGSVTITLLQVGIACVAAILMVVLTIFIGHTRVGKAVRAIGENERTATLLGINVNGIIALTFFVSSALGGAAGILFGLYFNNLTPDMGRSIELKGLAVIILGGMGSIPGAILGGLAFGLSEVLTVAITGTSNLRDAVAFTVLFVILLIRPSGLLGRGKTREA; encoded by the coding sequence GTGGGCATACTTCTCCAACAGTTAATCAATGGTCTCTTCATAGGCAGCGTGTACGGGCTGTTCGCGGTGGGCTATACGCTCGTCTTCGGCGTGCTCGATATGTTGAACCTCGCACACGCTGCCATCTTCACCTTTGCGGGCCTCATTGCCCTGTGGCTCGTAGAAAATGCCGGATTATCCATCTGGCTCGCCTTTCCGCTCGCCACAGTCTTTGCGGGCGTGATGGGGCTTCTGCTCAATCAGGTGGCCTTCGCCCCCCTGCGTAAGCGGAGCGACAGCCAGTTCTCCGGATTGATATCGTCGATCGCCATGGCGATTATCTTCGAAGCGGGGGCGTTAGGGTTATTCGGCGCCCGCTCCGTGCGGTTTCCTGTGGGCACGGTTTCAGCCCATATATGGCATATCGGTTCCGTAACTATCACTCTCTTGCAGGTGGGGATTGCCTGCGTGGCTGCGATCTTGATGGTCGTCCTGACGATCTTCATCGGACACACCCGCGTGGGTAAAGCCGTGCGTGCAATCGGCGAGAACGAGCGCACTGCCACCCTGCTCGGCATTAACGTGAATGGCATTATTGCCCTTACATTCTTTGTCTCTTCGGCCTTAGGCGGCGCCGCAGGCATCCTCTTCGGCCTTTACTTCAACAACCTCACCCCTGATATGGGTCGTTCCATCGAGCTAAAGGGGCTCGCGGTGATCATTTTAGGCGGCATGGGAAGCATCCCCGGGGCGATCTTGGGAGGCCTTGCGTTCGGCTTGAGCGAAGTGCTCACCGTGGCGATCACGGGCACATCGAATTTGCGAGACGCCGTGGCCTTTACGGTGCTTTTTGTAATTCTTCTCATCCGGCCGTCCGGCCTTTTGGGACGCGGGAAAACAAGGGAGGCTTGA
- a CDS encoding ABC transporter substrate-binding protein, whose amino-acid sequence MKLSVRTLIGVAAGVFLLASIAAPAFSAGIKIGFVFSMTGGAAVYGTAQKDGANLAIEQINAAAGANGLQIVPIFEDDASVPQQGTNVFNKLINGDKVSIIIGPTLSNTAKTTDVIAQKAGVPVLAISNTVSGITEIGDYIFRDSLTEDVVIPHTVKYAKEKLGIKKVAMLYGNDDVMTKATYEVFKKELHAAGIQILSEQIFAKGDRDFSPQLTQIKAQNPDAIIAAALAEEASGIASQARQLGIPKTVRIIGGNGLNSPGLIKNAGDAAEGTIVGAAWNISSTAPLNVKFVSDFTKKYGHAPDQFATQAYAGVHIVYQAAKASNGGADRKALREALLKIKNMDTVLGRFSFTEGRDANHAAIVQEVKGGKFVVTSN is encoded by the coding sequence ATGAAATTATCAGTTCGCACTCTGATCGGGGTGGCCGCAGGCGTGTTTCTTCTGGCGTCCATCGCAGCTCCGGCTTTCTCAGCCGGAATCAAGATCGGCTTTGTCTTCAGCATGACCGGCGGCGCGGCCGTATACGGCACCGCCCAGAAAGACGGCGCCAACCTAGCTATCGAGCAGATCAACGCCGCTGCCGGCGCCAACGGGCTGCAGATTGTCCCCATTTTCGAGGATGACGCCAGCGTGCCCCAGCAGGGTACCAACGTCTTCAACAAGTTGATCAACGGCGACAAGGTTTCGATCATCATCGGGCCGACCTTGAGCAACACGGCCAAGACGACCGACGTGATCGCCCAGAAGGCCGGGGTGCCGGTGCTCGCCATCAGCAACACCGTCTCCGGTATCACCGAGATCGGCGACTACATCTTCCGCGACTCCTTAACCGAAGACGTGGTTATTCCCCATACCGTCAAATACGCAAAAGAGAAGCTGGGGATCAAGAAGGTCGCCATGCTGTACGGAAACGATGACGTGATGACCAAGGCGACCTATGAGGTCTTCAAAAAGGAGTTGCACGCTGCCGGCATCCAGATCCTCTCCGAACAGATCTTCGCCAAGGGCGACCGTGATTTTTCGCCGCAGTTAACCCAGATCAAGGCCCAAAACCCTGACGCCATCATCGCCGCTGCCCTGGCGGAAGAGGCATCCGGTATCGCAAGCCAGGCTCGCCAGCTGGGGATACCTAAGACCGTACGCATCATAGGCGGTAACGGTCTTAACTCCCCCGGGCTCATCAAGAACGCGGGCGACGCTGCAGAAGGTACCATCGTGGGCGCTGCCTGGAACATCTCTTCCACTGCACCGCTTAACGTCAAGTTTGTAAGCGACTTTACCAAGAAGTACGGCCATGCGCCGGATCAGTTTGCGACACAGGCCTACGCGGGCGTGCACATCGTCTATCAGGCAGCAAAAGCATCTAACGGCGGCGCAGACCGAAAGGCGCTGCGCGAAGCGCTCCTCAAGATCAAGAACATGGACACCGTGCTCGGCCGCTTCTCCTTTACTGAGGGTCGCGATGCAAACCACGCTGCCATAGTCCAGGAAGTCAAAGGCGGGAAGTTCGTGGTGACAAGCAACTAA
- a CDS encoding type II TA system antitoxin MqsA family protein codes for MFNYKCEECGKGVVRETGLEDYKTKIKGRPFVVEKAIVGICDRCGARHFDASETKRWERLYNKKLEANKLYLSAEEIAEVRRDLVLSMESFASLLGCTRQSIYNWEKKDRETPQSRMADLLIKLVRDSAKDGRINVLEFLVEEAANIGTPVRVGNNVNAQSDPIRLEIKRVPRLSLEESNTDMPLAASDEQGTVVVAESNDKTFRGFLRYDFSTANLWLQILHDALCLKAINVTIATNDQNQIDRKNVAIEDNAIPLILETRYRERDIRAIIMEPLAVQAKKC; via the coding sequence ATGTTTAATTATAAGTGCGAAGAATGTGGAAAAGGTGTGGTAAGGGAGACGGGTCTGGAGGATTACAAAACGAAGATCAAGGGGCGTCCATTTGTGGTTGAGAAAGCAATAGTCGGCATTTGTGACCGTTGTGGGGCGAGGCATTTCGACGCAAGTGAGACCAAGCGTTGGGAAAGACTCTACAACAAAAAATTAGAGGCGAATAAACTGTATTTGTCGGCGGAAGAAATAGCAGAAGTTAGGAGGGACTTGGTTCTTTCAATGGAGAGTTTTGCCTCTTTGCTTGGTTGTACCCGTCAGTCGATCTACAATTGGGAAAAGAAGGATCGAGAAACACCCCAATCTCGCATGGCTGACCTCCTAATCAAGCTGGTGAGGGACTCGGCCAAGGATGGCAGAATTAATGTGCTCGAATTCTTGGTTGAAGAAGCTGCAAACATTGGGACTCCTGTGCGGGTCGGGAATAATGTGAACGCCCAAAGCGATCCAATTAGGCTTGAAATAAAAAGAGTCCCTCGACTGTCTCTCGAGGAATCCAACACCGACATGCCGCTTGCAGCCTCCGATGAACAAGGCACGGTGGTTGTTGCGGAATCAAATGACAAAACGTTTCGCGGCTTTCTTCGCTACGACTTTTCGACCGCCAACTTATGGTTGCAAATACTGCATGATGCGCTCTGCTTGAAAGCTATCAACGTCACAATAGCGACCAATGACCAAAATCAGATAGATAGAAAGAACGTTGCAATCGAAGACAATGCGATTCCCCTTATCTTGGAGACGCGATACAGGGAGCGCGACATTCGGGCCATAATTATGGAACCCTTGGCTGTTCAGGCAAAGAAGTGCTGA